The genomic window TATTGTGTTTAGGTGCCATATTTGTAGACCATAAATAGTATTTTAATCCCATTCTGGCAGATACTGTACGCTTTATTTCATAATACCAATCTAATTCGCCTAAGACTTCAATAGTAACGTCATTAGCGTTTTGATAGGTGTATCCTTGGTTTAGTTTCCAGTCAATTTTATAAAAAGGTTTGTAGATGTTTAATCCTAAATCAAACTCAAAACCAAAATGATCAATTAACAGTTCTGATGTTGCAAAAAGCCCAAAATTTGTAGCATAACCATAAGGATTGTCCGCAAAATGAGGATATTGCTCTTCAACTAAAACTTCATTGTTTTTTATGTAGTCATAGTAGTGCTCATAAAATCTATAATAAAAGCCACCTCCAAACTTAAAGGTGTTGTTGATTATTTTTCCGGCTGAGGCAGAAAAACTATAAACTTCTTTTTTGGTGTTAAATTTTTCTGATAAAACATTTTGACCAATACCTATTCTACTAGAAAAATAGGTTTGAGATGTAGACGAAAATTCAGGCTTTTTAAATTCTGTAGTTTCTTTCGGGTTTTCAAACCTTGCAGAAATACTTGCCGCTATTGAATTAAGACCTTGGTTTGGTAAACGTGTATGTCCATTAGAGTGATGCAAGTAGCCTAAGCCAACTCTCCAATCTGTACGTTTCTTTTTAAGAATAGAGTAGTATAAAAATGACCTAAAAGACCAATTTAATTTTGTGGTTATTGCTCTGTTGAATGGGTTTGTTTGCTCATCATATTGAGTATCCATATAAGAACCACCTATACCAATATTCAAATTTAAATCTTCCGAGAATACAGATTTTAGAATTGAAAATTCCAT from Winogradskyella sp. MH6 includes these protein-coding regions:
- a CDS encoding acyloxyacyl hydrolase produces the protein MTLHKAIKHPICFFLLVFNSAIIAQNDEYNVDETYFFTPELILGKTLEANTFFPKTDLQKNLFLSIGNYNYNPEKEWAARLNYPTTGIIFGYTDFGNTDKVGKAYSVMPFMEFSILKSVFSEDLNLNIGIGGSYMDTQYDEQTNPFNRAITTKLNWSFRSFLYYSILKKKRTDWRVGLGYLHHSNGHTRLPNQGLNSIAASISARFENPKETTEFKKPEFSSTSQTYFSSRIGIGQNVLSEKFNTKKEVYSFSASAGKIINNTFKFGGGFYYRFYEHYYDYIKNNEVLVEEQYPHFADNPYGYATNFGLFATSELLIDHFGFEFDLGLNIYKPFYKIDWKLNQGYTYQNANDVTIEVLGELDWYYEIKRTVSARMGLKYYLWSTNMAPKHNIFIGAHINANLGQADFTELSLGYVYRCSLKSKK